The Triticum aestivum cultivar Chinese Spring chromosome 6D, IWGSC CS RefSeq v2.1, whole genome shotgun sequence genomic sequence TGAAGCATCCAGTCTGTTGCATCTCTTGGGTCAAAGTGTTTCTCAAATGCTTGTATTTATATTGCCTCTGTGAATagatataatccttactaagctcTGAAGGGACTTTCATGAATCACGAAATCATAGCACTGTTGTGTGGCTATCATGCATCTCGAGAATGTTGGTCTAGTGTACTGTAGATATATGTGATCCTTTTGTCTAACTATCATCTTGTGGATGCTTGTTCTGGAACTGCAGGGCGCGGAGGATCCGCTGGAAACAAGTTCCGGATGTCGCTGGGTCTGCCGGTGGCAGCCACTGTCAACTGCGCTGACAACACTGGTGCCAAGAACCTGTACATCATCTCCGTCAAGGGAATCAAGGGGCGCCTGAACAGGCTTCCTTCCGCCTGTGTTGGTGACATGGTTATGGCCACTGTCAAGAAGGGAAAGCCTGACCTGAGGAAGAAGGTCATGCCGGCTGTCATCGTCAGGCAGCGCAAGCCATGGCGCCGAAAGGACGGTGTCTTCATGTACTTTGAAGGTATTGCTAAGTTCTTATGATCACTGATTCAATCTGCACTAGTGTACTGTAGTAATTTAATCTGCCCAGTGAGTTTGATGTCTATTAAGCTGTTACTTGCCACTGTTCAATATTTTGAAACCACTTGATGAACAATGTTGTATTGAATATATGCAAAATTACACCTGCATGTTCTTTCTAGAGAATTTAAGTTCTAGTTTGAAAGAAAATTTAATTCATCATGCACCCATTCTTTGGGATTGCTTCATTATTATCACATGAAACATGATCGCCATTTCACTGTGGTCATTTGCCAGGACATCGTAGTGCAATCTTCTATTGCATTATGTGAGAATTGTTTAGTCTTAGCATTGTCCAAAGCTTTCTGTGTCTGCATTCTGATCTGTCAATCCGTTTTTTTGTGCCAAGTGTTGTTGGATAGTAGTGGCTGATTTTGTCAAAATTCAAATCTAATGTTTGGTGTATGTCTACTTGCAGACAATGCTGGAGTCATTGTGAACCCAAAGGGAGAGATGAAAGGTATCAATCATATCACTTGGCAGATATCATACTTTTCTGCATGTTGCATCAAATCTTTATAACAGGCAGTTGAAAGTAACAAGCATTGAACCTGTAGTATACAAGCTATCTGTATTTCAAAGATGATCTAACTACAGCAGATCAATACAAGCTATCAATACTCTTTTTTTCATATCATAGCTGGTGGAACAGCCTGATTGATTGATACATTCTTCTACCACGCAGGTTCTGCCATCACTGGACCGATCGGGAAGGAGTGTGCCGACCTGTGGCCCAGGATTGCCAGCGCAGCGAACGCCATCGTCTGATCTGATCGCCGGAGCAGCTAGATGATCAAAGCTTTGATAGCATGTCCCTTTTTTCTTCTAGTTTATTACTTGTGGCCCTTGAGGATGAGTTTCCTGGATTATGTAATGCTGCTGGATTATGGTCTGTTAGCTTTAAGATTTTGCACTGTGGTTTGGCTACTGAGATTTGGTGAGTCTGAACCTGAAAAAGCTTTTGATCGGATTTATCTCTGTTGTGGCAAGTATTCACCTGAAATGTCTGGCTTGGATGTTAATTAGTCTGTTGCTCTTGTGATGAACAGGTGTATGTTTGCTATTTTTTTCTAAGCATTGCTGAGAGGTCAAACTGAGCTGCAAATATGCAGATGCCATGAACAAAAAAACCTACAGGAGAATGTTTGCTATTTTTTTCTAAGCATTGCTGAGAGGTCAAACTGAGCTGCAAATATGCAGATGCCATGAACAAAAAAACCTACAGGAGAATGTCTGGCTTGGATGTTAATTAGTCTGTTGCTCTTGTGATGAACAGGTGTATGTTTGCTATTTTTTTCTAAGCATTGCTGAGAGGTCAAACTGAGCTGCAAATATGCAGATGCCATGAACAAAAAAACCTACAGGAGAATGTTTGGTCCTTCTGCTGTGGCTTCAATAATTTGATGTTTTTTTGTTATATTACCGTGGCTTGATGAAACAAGTTCGTTGGTGAATGTAGCAAGGTGTGCCTTCTTATCAACTGTTCAAAATGCAGAAACTAAATTTTTTGGAAAATGGTGCTTTGCTTTTCTAGGCCAAGTTGTGAGCCCAAGAACATGAAGCACAAAAAAAATCATGGACCGATTCGCTCTGTATCCCAAAAAATCTGTGAGATACATGAAGCACAAACAGCAACTATGAGAGTATTAAGAGAGATTAGCAGCCAATTTTAACTGCAAATTTATCTTCAAAGGACGAAGGGCAAATAAAGAAGCTGATAGTTTAGCGAGTCGGCACGTCCTGAACCCGGGTACATCTGAAATCACTTCTGAAAAATGTATTCTAAACGCgttttgaaatgtcaaaaaaataaaacaaaattccGGGCATACATGTTTGCAAAAATATGTCTGCGGCACAAAGTTCTATGGaaaatttctttttattttttcaccATAAAAAAGATAAATTTTATTTCTAAATAGTGTTTCACGACACAATGTTTTGTCTTTCTTGCACAGGCCACAAAAAAGTTGTTTTTCCGTGAAACTTTCTGCACACACACACGTAGAATATGGAGATGTCCGCGTGCACCTTTCCCTAGAATTTGTTGGCATTTTGAATGTGTTTTTCAAAGTGGGTTCACATGTACTCTAGATCATCCATGCACTTCCCATAGTTTAGCTAAGTTTTTGAATTCTCTGGATGAGGCACACCATGTTTGGTTTCAACCCTACGATCCTTATTGTATTGCACTTCATgtggcatttgatcaataaaacttAGTTTTCCCCCTAAAAAAACAAAAAGGCTAAGAGCTACTCCAACCGTTTCGGTATCCTCTCGGCTAACAGCAACTCCAACAGCTTTCGTATCACTAAAGAAAAACGCTCGACTAAGAGCAACTATCCTACAAAAACTTAGCTCCTGTGTCTGAAAAAAAAACACTATCAACTTCAGCTCAGAGCaactcgaacagctcatgtatcccAAAAAAACAACTCTTGTATCAAAAAGAAAAACATTCCCTGTATTGAAAAATAAACGCTCTCagagtaagagcaactccaacaactATCGTATCTGAAAACAGTCGTTTAGGGGAAGCTAGGGTAAAAAAAGCTTTCCAACAACTCCCGTGAACCCGGAATAATTTTatgggatcccgtgaactatcctcAAACTCGACGCGTGTTTATGGGAAGATGATCTTTCGCTAAACTTTTGGAGTGCCAAAACTTCAGCTCCTCGCCTGCACCAAAGCCGTGCCGCCACACCGCCACTACGAGGCCGCCTCGTCGGTGTCGCGCGTCACCTCCTCCCTGCCGGGCGTCGTCTCCTCCCCGCTCTGGCGTCCTCCCTTTGCCTGCTCCTAACCCGACGCGGCTAAGGCAATCGGAGATATTCTTGACCCAATTTTTCTATGTTTCGAAAAAATTGCATGACAATGTCTTTGCTCATTTTTTTGTCCGTATTCATTGTAGATGAATGATGCAGTACAATCTTTTTTGGAGGACTCATCCTCCGACGAGGATGAAGAAATCAAACTTGCGATGGCTTTGTATGCAGACACGGTGGCAAACAAGAAGCCGAAGTGAGTGGGTTCAGTGCCTTGTCAGCTTGTGCTTCTTCGAAACAAGCAAGCCGGTCATGACA encodes the following:
- the LOC123146113 gene encoding 60S ribosomal protein L23, whose amino-acid sequence is MSKRGRGGSAGNKFRMSLGLPVAATVNCADNTGAKNLYIISVKGIKGRLNRLPSACVGDMVMATVKKGKPDLRKKVMPAVIVRQRKPWRRKDGVFMYFEDNAGVIVNPKGEMKGSAITGPIGKECADLWPRIASAANAIV